The Timaviella obliquedivisa GSE-PSE-MK23-08B genome window below encodes:
- a CDS encoding site-specific DNA-methyltransferase, whose protein sequence is MQRIKQEFQLQYKHPNGQLYQGDAIAWLTSLENESVDLIFADPPYNLNKAEWDSFDSQEDYVSWSLQWIHQAARVLKPTGSLYVCGFSEILADLKHPASQYFKGCRWLVWHYKNKANLGNDWGRSHESIIHFRKSVAVKLNLDDVRIPYGTHTLKYPSHPQADSSIYSNSKDGNGKPRDRWLPHPKGAKPKDVIDIPTTCNGMGETTPHPTQKPEELIRKFVLASSQPGDWVIDPFSGSGTTVVVAEQLGRRWMGCDLSTEYHQWAIARLESVRRLTPEEWIAFDRNNAQRRGAIRS, encoded by the coding sequence ATGCAACGGATCAAGCAGGAGTTTCAGCTACAGTACAAGCATCCTAACGGACAACTTTATCAGGGAGACGCGATCGCCTGGCTAACATCTTTAGAAAATGAGAGCGTCGACCTGATTTTTGCTGATCCTCCTTACAACCTTAATAAAGCTGAGTGGGATAGTTTTGACAGCCAGGAAGACTATGTAAGCTGGTCGCTGCAATGGATACATCAGGCTGCGCGGGTGCTGAAGCCGACGGGTTCGCTGTACGTATGCGGCTTTTCAGAAATATTGGCAGATTTGAAGCATCCTGCCTCGCAGTATTTTAAGGGATGCCGCTGGCTAGTGTGGCATTACAAAAATAAGGCGAACTTAGGGAACGATTGGGGGCGATCGCACGAGAGCATTATTCATTTTCGTAAGTCTGTGGCGGTCAAACTCAATCTTGACGATGTTCGGATTCCCTATGGCACCCATACCCTCAAATATCCTTCTCATCCCCAAGCCGACAGTAGCATTTATAGCAATAGTAAAGACGGCAATGGCAAACCGCGCGATCGTTGGCTGCCTCACCCTAAGGGCGCAAAACCCAAAGACGTGATCGACATTCCCACGACCTGTAATGGCATGGGCGAGACTACTCCCCACCCTACTCAAAAACCCGAAGAACTGATTAGAAAGTTTGTGCTGGCATCCTCTCAACCCGGAGACTGGGTGATTGATCCGTTTTCGGGGTCAGGCACAACGGTTGTAGTGGCAGAGCAGTTGGGGCGGAGGTGGATGGGTTGCGATTTGAGTACAGAATATCATCAATGGGCGATCGCCCGTCTTGAGAGTGTTCGTCGCCTGACTCCAGAAGAATGGATTGCCTTCGATCGCAACAATGCTCAGCGGCGAGGAGCGATTCGCTCCTGA
- a CDS encoding SGNH/GDSL hydrolase family protein, with protein MFTTRRRSIRSSSWSRKKTRRFPRPLPLLAMAVGVLLGSELLLRAIANLSGLNGQFAQAANELAQAYQLQFLSPDGQAYKTLPSSGKLLANRDPLMGYQLQPKQSTQFWTVNAQGFRDVEDVPRQKPSNETRIFVLGGSTAFGQLSSSNQAMFTHQLEQRLNKQVAAQRAKPNAYQPEFLPYTADEVEKVLQRATRLPDRQYRVINAAVPGYASGNIAQLMERVADYSPDVVIVLGGYDDLLLPSARSAVEIPGLDDILAGKGENWGAQFMNAMGNGFNNLYLVRAPQAFQKADKVDPHVVRSLNIAATPLPVAQSLAANPSELDLRVAHYRNHLQQMVRWSAAAKKPLFIGIQPEVTGYGKTQPTAEEVEILNQLGKNYQEQVRTGYDKLATVAAEAAQGSAQAKVMNLYGMFGETGKGGMFLNATNLTDSGNAILAERFYRAIATDLAIKPKPFATSE; from the coding sequence ATGTTTACAACTCGCCGTCGCTCCATTCGTTCTAGCAGTTGGTCGCGTAAAAAGACCCGTCGTTTTCCTCGCCCCCTTCCCCTACTAGCTATGGCAGTAGGCGTGTTGCTGGGGTCTGAGCTACTGCTAAGGGCGATCGCCAACTTATCAGGCTTAAATGGGCAATTCGCCCAGGCTGCTAACGAACTTGCCCAAGCTTATCAACTGCAATTTCTCAGCCCCGATGGACAGGCTTACAAAACCCTGCCCAGTTCCGGCAAGCTTCTAGCCAACCGCGATCCGTTGATGGGCTACCAGCTACAGCCTAAGCAATCAACTCAATTTTGGACTGTCAATGCTCAAGGCTTCCGCGATGTAGAAGACGTGCCTCGGCAAAAACCCAGCAATGAAACTCGAATTTTTGTGCTGGGAGGTTCAACTGCCTTTGGTCAGCTTAGCTCTAGCAATCAGGCGATGTTTACCCATCAACTAGAGCAACGCCTGAATAAGCAGGTGGCAGCCCAGCGCGCCAAACCTAACGCTTACCAGCCTGAGTTTTTACCTTACACCGCTGATGAAGTCGAAAAAGTGCTTCAGCGTGCCACCCGTCTGCCCGATCGCCAATATCGGGTGATCAATGCTGCGGTTCCGGGCTACGCTTCAGGTAACATCGCACAACTCATGGAGCGGGTTGCCGACTATAGCCCCGATGTCGTGATTGTACTGGGGGGCTATGATGATTTGCTTTTACCTAGCGCTCGGAGCGCCGTAGAAATTCCTGGCTTAGACGATATTCTGGCAGGCAAAGGTGAAAACTGGGGCGCTCAGTTTATGAATGCAATGGGCAACGGCTTCAATAACTTGTATTTGGTGCGGGCACCACAGGCATTTCAAAAAGCGGATAAAGTTGACCCGCATGTCGTGCGATCGCTCAACATCGCGGCTACGCCTTTGCCCGTTGCCCAAAGCCTTGCCGCTAATCCTTCCGAGCTAGATTTGCGCGTTGCCCATTACCGCAACCACTTACAGCAAATGGTGCGTTGGAGTGCGGCAGCTAAAAAGCCTTTGTTTATTGGCATTCAGCCCGAAGTCACCGGGTATGGCAAAACTCAACCTACTGCTGAAGAGGTCGAAATTCTTAACCAATTGGGCAAGAACTATCAGGAGCAGGTTCGCACGGGCTACGACAAGTTGGCGACCGTGGCGGCAGAAGCGGCACAGGGCTCGGCGCAAGCTAAAGTCATGAATCTTTATGGCATGTTTGGTGAAACGGGTAAGGGTGGCATGTTCTTGAATGCTACAAATTTGACCGACTCAGGAAATGCGATTTTGGCAGAGCGCTTTTATCGGGCGATCGCCACAGATTTAGCCATTAAGCCCAAGCCTTTTGCCACTAGTGAATAA
- a CDS encoding DUF3370 domain-containing protein → MFILPFLVQVPPSPVPQAAPPPATEIVQPQEVRALPGQLDRIPVFNSNSPELVQTEGILLSTFPPRGKQQPAAHLNFPFNGVFDLFAHHVFKAIDPDFSSLYLGIIVYNPGDRPVTLSLLQAASYLSQPDAPFIPLAAQIDNSQGDVYAGPGSRAMSDVLRGRRQDIFPAKLTIAPQSYQMLMNFPIPVASLDPPLNGRSTLLRLQSDGQVHLASLALLARKNADGSDRSPTLEEWQSLLENGGLSSGRDRVPTPLDQAATRPIIYGRVAGVAQGARWQAQVTDSPTATRLTIPAAGKAFSYGLSTLMGGRLGTEQVQSAPMLVRYPDTAYQAHGNYGIEYNLALPLHNSTQQAQTVTVALQTPIKEDELSTDGLRFFDPLPTSTFFRGTVRVSYRDDQGLPRTRYVHLVQRRGQPGEALVTLKMAGGDRRLVQFRLMYPPDATPPQVLTVRTLAE, encoded by the coding sequence ATGTTTATCCTGCCTTTTCTTGTCCAAGTTCCGCCTAGCCCCGTTCCCCAGGCGGCACCCCCGCCTGCGACAGAAATTGTTCAACCTCAAGAAGTGCGAGCATTGCCAGGACAGCTTGACCGCATTCCTGTTTTCAATAGCAACAGTCCTGAACTGGTTCAAACCGAGGGAATTCTGCTCTCGACTTTTCCACCCCGCGGCAAACAGCAGCCTGCTGCCCACCTCAATTTTCCTTTTAACGGGGTCTTTGACCTCTTTGCTCACCATGTTTTCAAGGCGATCGACCCTGATTTTAGCAGCCTTTATCTAGGCATTATTGTCTACAATCCAGGCGATCGCCCTGTTACGCTCAGTTTGCTTCAAGCTGCCAGCTACCTCAGCCAACCCGATGCGCCTTTTATTCCACTAGCTGCCCAAATCGATAATTCTCAGGGTGACGTTTACGCTGGGCCCGGCAGCCGAGCCATGAGCGATGTTTTGCGCGGCAGACGGCAAGATATTTTCCCAGCCAAACTGACGATCGCGCCTCAGTCGTACCAGATGTTAATGAACTTTCCCATCCCTGTTGCCAGCCTCGATCCACCGCTGAATGGTCGGTCTACCCTCTTGCGTTTACAAAGTGATGGACAGGTTCATTTGGCAAGTTTGGCGCTCCTGGCACGCAAAAACGCAGACGGCAGCGATCGATCGCCCACCCTAGAAGAATGGCAATCGCTTCTTGAAAACGGCGGCTTATCAAGTGGTCGCGATCGCGTGCCCACTCCCCTTGACCAGGCTGCCACCCGTCCCATCATTTACGGGCGCGTTGCAGGGGTTGCCCAGGGCGCTCGATGGCAAGCCCAAGTCACGGACAGTCCTACTGCAACGAGACTGACCATCCCTGCTGCTGGAAAAGCCTTTTCTTATGGGCTCAGTACTCTCATGGGCGGCAGGCTGGGCACCGAGCAAGTCCAAAGCGCCCCCATGCTCGTGCGATATCCCGACACGGCATATCAGGCGCACGGTAACTACGGCATTGAGTACAATCTGGCGCTACCGTTGCACAATTCCACCCAGCAAGCCCAGACTGTGACTGTTGCCCTGCAAACTCCCATTAAAGAAGACGAACTGAGTACGGATGGGCTGCGTTTTTTTGATCCGTTGCCGACCTCAACCTTCTTTCGGGGCACGGTGCGAGTTAGCTATCGAGATGACCAGGGGTTGCCCCGTACTCGCTATGTCCATTTGGTGCAGCGGCGAGGTCAGCCTGGAGAGGCGTTGGTGACGCTGAAAATGGCAGGGGGCGATCGCCGCCTCGTTCAATTCAGGCTGATGTATCCACCCGATGCTACGCCGCCTCAAGTATTAACAGTCCGTACCCTCGCCGAATAG
- the pgsA gene encoding CDP-diacylglycerol--glycerol-3-phosphate 3-phosphatidyltransferase has translation MNLPTWITVSRLLGVPFLLYFLHQPTPQSRWISLVIFVVAAGTDWLDGYLARRLNQVTDLGKFLDPLVDKLLVLAPLLMLIELGQIPAWGVFLILGRELAIAGWRVNQTTISGANIWGKLKTVSQIAAIALLIAPLPTVWRSPSLLAFWLSVALTLISGGIYLIPQSERSS, from the coding sequence ATGAACCTGCCTACCTGGATTACTGTTTCTCGCCTCCTCGGGGTGCCCTTCCTCCTCTACTTCTTGCATCAGCCAACGCCTCAAAGCCGCTGGATCAGCCTGGTAATTTTTGTGGTTGCGGCGGGCACCGACTGGCTAGATGGATACTTAGCTCGACGATTGAACCAGGTAACCGACCTGGGCAAGTTTCTAGACCCGTTGGTAGATAAGCTGCTGGTGTTAGCGCCGTTGCTCATGTTAATTGAATTAGGGCAGATTCCGGCTTGGGGTGTCTTTTTAATTTTGGGACGCGAGTTGGCGATCGCCGGATGGCGCGTTAATCAAACCACAATTTCGGGAGCCAACATTTGGGGCAAGCTCAAAACCGTTAGCCAAATTGCCGCGATCGCACTCTTAATTGCGCCGCTGCCGACCGTTTGGCGATCGCCCTCCCTTCTAGCTTTTTGGCTATCTGTAGCTCTAACCTTAATATCGGGCGGCATTTATTTAATTCCCCAAAGCGAAAGATCCTCCTAA